The Pseudoalteromonas aliena SW19 sequence TTTAGTGGCTTGCCTTCAAAGGTAATACCTAAAAAAGGTGTTGCCTCTGGTGCTAACATAAAGGTGCGAATGTTCATGTGATCGTCCCCTTTAGGGTTTTGCAGCACGTCGTCTCGGTAAAACTTACCAAAGCAATCTAAGGTATTTTGTTTACTTAAATCGTTTAATTTAGCAAATGCAAAAATTTTACACGAACCGTTGTTCTCACTCGCAGCGCTAAGTAATCCATGGTTATTGAAGCCACATGCGGTAAAATTGTAATTCGCTTCAATCACAGCCATTGTATCGGTAAATTGAATGCTTTTTGGATTTTCAGCAAGTGCT is a genomic window containing:
- a CDS encoding HopJ type III effector protein; the encoded protein is MTLNNYLKALAENPKSIQFTDTMAVIEANYNFTACGFNNHGLLSAASENNGSCKIFAFAKLNDLSKQNTLDCFGKFYRDDVLQNPKGDDHMNIRTFMLAPEATPFLGITFEGKPLKEK